In the Streptomyces sp. NBC_00525 genome, one interval contains:
- a CDS encoding phosphorothioated DNA-binding restriction endonuclease, producing MEWMERVAKLRQWTRSGARAPHKPLLLLYALGRFRADADGDLPYTAVERDLQLLLTEYGPPNKTTPAYPFHHLVNDGVWEVRTDRGPGSPGSGVRDLRESGATGRLAPDLRAALRRDPQLLGRLAGLLLDLHFPPSLHGELCEAVGLESEPVETGPFAAARRNRDPRMRERVLVAYEYRCAFCGYDGRIGALPVGLEAAHVRWWAFEGPDDIENGLCLCSLHHKLFDRGVLGVGDGHRILVSQSFVGHSAAAREQVIALAGRPLVGPQAGADPVAAAHRDWHTREVFRGEPRPAATA from the coding sequence ATGGAGTGGATGGAGCGCGTCGCCAAGTTGAGGCAGTGGACCAGGAGCGGGGCTCGGGCTCCGCACAAGCCGTTGCTGCTCCTGTACGCGCTCGGCCGGTTCCGGGCGGACGCCGACGGCGATCTGCCGTACACCGCCGTGGAGCGGGATCTCCAGCTCCTGCTGACCGAGTACGGGCCGCCCAACAAGACGACGCCCGCCTACCCCTTCCATCATCTGGTCAACGACGGGGTGTGGGAGGTGCGCACCGATCGTGGGCCCGGCAGCCCCGGAAGCGGGGTGCGGGATCTTCGGGAGAGCGGCGCCACCGGGCGGCTCGCGCCGGATCTGCGGGCGGCGCTGCGGCGTGATCCGCAGCTGCTCGGCAGGCTCGCGGGGCTGCTGCTCGACCTGCACTTCCCGCCCTCCCTCCACGGCGAACTGTGCGAGGCCGTGGGCCTGGAATCGGAGCCGGTCGAGACCGGGCCGTTCGCCGCGGCGCGCAGGAACCGGGACCCGCGCATGCGAGAGCGGGTGCTGGTCGCCTACGAGTACCGGTGCGCCTTCTGCGGCTACGACGGCAGGATCGGCGCGCTGCCGGTCGGGCTGGAGGCCGCCCATGTGCGCTGGTGGGCGTTCGAGGGGCCCGACGACATCGAGAACGGGCTGTGCCTGTGCTCCTTGCACCACAAGCTCTTCGACCGGGGCGTCCTGGGTGTCGGGGACGGTCACCGCATCCTGGTCTCGCAGAGCTTCGTCGGCCACAGCGCGGCGGCCCGCGAGCAGGTCATAGCCCTCGCCGGCCGTCCGCTCGTCGGGCCGCAGGCCGGCGCGGACCCGGTCGCCGCCGCTCACCGCGACTGGCACACCCGTGAGGTCTTCCGGGGCGAGCCGCGCCCCGCCGCGACCGCCTGA
- a CDS encoding MFS transporter, whose product MPTVSPKRWWALAVLATAQFMVIMDTSIIGVALPEMQKDLGFSQGDLQWVFNAYVIAFGGLLLLGGRLSDLLGARRVFTAGWGVLIAGSVVAAAAQTAWAEVVGRAVQGVGGALIAPAAMTLLMTLFAHDPKELGKAMALYGAAAPAGGTAGVFLGGVFTEWLSWPWVFIIYIPIGLATLAATGLLPSVAPSRGAIDVLGAASVTAGLALAVFAVVRAPETGWATAQTVLQLIGAAALLTLFLILQKTMRRPLMPLGIWRVPRLGSANLGMALLGAAWIPMWYFLNLYLQQVLGYGAFASGAALLPMTVLLMVFMTAITARLLARFGAKPLIGGGLLVLAAGLLWLSAVEPSGSFAADVLPASLVAALGMSLAYIPAMMAAMSGAPAEQAGLASGIVNTTYQIGSALGLAALTALATSQGAGRLGDLPALTDGYSAAFTTAAAIAAVGGVITLLTMRPDRAPAKA is encoded by the coding sequence ATGCCAACCGTCAGTCCCAAGCGCTGGTGGGCACTCGCAGTGCTCGCCACCGCGCAGTTCATGGTGATCATGGACACCTCGATCATCGGGGTCGCGCTCCCCGAGATGCAGAAGGACCTCGGCTTCTCGCAGGGCGACCTGCAGTGGGTCTTCAACGCCTACGTCATCGCCTTCGGCGGACTGCTGCTCCTGGGCGGACGCCTCTCCGACCTCCTCGGCGCGCGCCGGGTGTTCACCGCAGGCTGGGGCGTCCTCATCGCCGGCTCCGTCGTCGCGGCGGCCGCGCAGACCGCCTGGGCCGAGGTCGTCGGACGCGCCGTCCAGGGCGTCGGCGGGGCACTGATCGCCCCAGCCGCGATGACCCTGCTCATGACGCTGTTCGCCCACGACCCGAAGGAACTCGGCAAGGCCATGGCCCTCTACGGAGCGGCCGCGCCCGCCGGAGGCACCGCCGGCGTCTTCCTCGGCGGCGTCTTCACCGAATGGCTCAGCTGGCCCTGGGTGTTCATCATCTACATCCCGATCGGCCTCGCCACGCTCGCCGCGACCGGGCTGCTGCCGTCGGTCGCCCCGAGCCGCGGAGCGATCGACGTACTCGGCGCCGCCTCCGTCACCGCCGGCCTCGCCCTCGCCGTCTTCGCCGTGGTCCGGGCCCCCGAGACCGGCTGGGCAACCGCGCAGACCGTCCTCCAACTCATCGGCGCCGCCGCCCTGCTGACACTCTTCCTGATCCTCCAGAAGACGATGCGCCGGCCGCTGATGCCACTGGGCATCTGGCGCGTGCCGCGCCTCGGCTCGGCCAACCTGGGCATGGCGCTGCTGGGGGCCGCGTGGATACCCATGTGGTACTTCCTAAACCTCTACCTCCAGCAGGTCCTGGGCTACGGCGCCTTCGCCTCCGGCGCCGCGCTGCTCCCGATGACCGTGCTGCTCATGGTCTTCATGACCGCCATCACGGCGCGGCTGCTGGCCCGCTTCGGCGCCAAGCCGCTGATCGGCGGCGGACTGCTCGTCCTCGCGGCCGGCCTGCTGTGGCTGTCGGCCGTCGAGCCCAGCGGCTCCTTCGCCGCGGACGTGCTGCCGGCCTCGCTGGTCGCCGCACTCGGCATGTCGCTGGCGTACATCCCGGCCATGATGGCGGCCATGTCCGGCGCCCCCGCGGAGCAGGCGGGCCTCGCCTCCGGCATCGTCAACACCACGTACCAGATCGGCTCGGCCCTCGGCCTGGCCGCCCTCACCGCCCTGGCCACCTCACAGGGCGCCGGCCGCCTCGGCGACCTGCCGGCCCTGACGGACGGCTACAGCGCGGCGTTCACCACGGCCGCGGCGATCGCCGCGGTGGGCGGCGTCATCACCCTCCTGACGATGCGCCCCGACCGCGCCCCCGCCAAGGCGTGA
- a CDS encoding restriction endonuclease: protein MSRRSNGLVGIWAEAQRQQQLQQEARARYQRDQERAQRAHERELARSQREQKAAYREQREAEARRRTRELDARVDALQGLLAAGCRAPAFRAAALTRPEQVEPFAPGPLAQPVRMPDPGQYEAQGGGWTAGRRAQAQAEARARFERDWQAAQAAEAQRQAQYATYQRQYQQWADARLAEIRRHNAGVTEMTAGLRNGDAEAAVEYFSAALYASTGWPDELPRQVTAAYDSAARQLVLNWELPRYDVVPEAKSVRYMINADQEKESPRPVTQRRALYRDVLAQCLLLVLRDLFAADEFGALESVALNGFVDDHDPATGRRVPMFLGTVMAPRADFAELHLEQVNAVNCLVDGLRGQLSTRPDQYAAVRPGRVPEDVGNGVVTHGGDEEPDLYEMDPLAFESLVADLFRAMGMQAVTTQRSNDGGVDVDALDPAPIRGGKIVVQVKRYRNTVPPTAVRDLYGTVQDTGANKGVLVTTSKFGPGSHTFANGKPLELVPGSELVDLLHRHGLRGRLGGGGGGPVPAPRTAPDDEIRDGDHNVLGMYWSGTVALDVCALVCQGNRVLDDDHFVFFNNPATPDGTVRALIPVAPDKAAIRVDFDALPARADRLVVIAAVDPVANPHADLSGFTDAGIRLLDAERDPLDQLDVSDGRPGETALVLGSFRRRANGDWEFVTGGKGYRGGLEELVQDFGIEVE from the coding sequence ATGAGTCGTCGCTCCAATGGGTTGGTCGGGATCTGGGCCGAGGCACAGCGCCAACAGCAGCTTCAGCAGGAGGCGCGAGCCAGGTATCAGCGCGATCAGGAGCGGGCGCAGCGGGCCCACGAGCGCGAACTGGCGCGCAGTCAGCGGGAGCAGAAGGCGGCGTACCGGGAGCAGCGCGAGGCGGAGGCCCGGCGGCGTACGCGCGAGCTGGACGCCCGGGTCGACGCGCTCCAGGGGCTGTTGGCGGCCGGCTGCCGGGCCCCGGCGTTCCGGGCCGCCGCGCTGACCCGGCCGGAGCAGGTCGAGCCGTTCGCGCCGGGTCCGCTGGCGCAGCCCGTACGCATGCCCGATCCGGGGCAGTACGAGGCGCAGGGCGGCGGCTGGACCGCGGGGCGCCGCGCCCAGGCCCAGGCGGAGGCGCGGGCCAGGTTCGAGCGGGACTGGCAGGCGGCGCAGGCCGCCGAGGCACAGCGCCAGGCGCAGTACGCCACCTACCAGCGGCAGTACCAGCAGTGGGCCGACGCCCGGCTGGCGGAGATCCGGCGGCACAACGCGGGCGTCACCGAGATGACGGCCGGGCTGCGCAACGGGGACGCCGAGGCCGCCGTCGAGTACTTCTCGGCCGCGCTCTACGCCTCCACGGGCTGGCCCGACGAGCTCCCCCGGCAGGTGACGGCGGCCTACGACTCGGCGGCGCGGCAGCTGGTTCTGAACTGGGAGCTGCCCCGGTACGACGTCGTCCCGGAGGCCAAGTCGGTGCGGTACATGATCAACGCGGACCAGGAGAAGGAGTCGCCGCGGCCGGTCACGCAGCGCCGGGCGCTGTACCGCGACGTGCTCGCCCAGTGCCTGCTGCTCGTCCTGCGCGACCTCTTCGCCGCCGACGAGTTCGGCGCCCTGGAGTCGGTCGCGCTGAACGGCTTCGTGGACGACCACGACCCGGCGACCGGGCGGCGGGTGCCCATGTTCCTCGGCACGGTGATGGCCCCGCGAGCGGACTTCGCCGAACTGCACCTGGAGCAGGTGAACGCGGTCAACTGCCTGGTGGACGGGTTGCGCGGGCAGTTGTCCACGCGCCCCGACCAGTACGCGGCCGTGCGGCCGGGCCGGGTCCCGGAGGACGTCGGCAACGGCGTCGTGACGCACGGCGGCGACGAGGAGCCGGACCTGTACGAGATGGACCCGCTGGCCTTCGAGTCGCTGGTAGCCGATCTCTTCCGGGCCATGGGCATGCAGGCGGTCACCACGCAGCGCTCCAACGACGGCGGGGTGGACGTCGACGCGCTGGACCCGGCCCCGATCCGGGGCGGCAAGATCGTCGTCCAGGTGAAGCGCTACCGCAACACCGTGCCGCCGACCGCCGTCCGCGACCTGTACGGCACGGTCCAGGACACCGGTGCCAACAAGGGCGTGCTGGTCACCACATCCAAGTTCGGCCCTGGCTCCCACACCTTCGCCAACGGGAAGCCGCTGGAACTCGTACCGGGCTCCGAACTCGTCGACCTGCTCCACCGGCACGGGCTGCGCGGCCGGCTCGGCGGCGGCGGGGGCGGACCGGTGCCCGCCCCGCGGACGGCGCCGGACGACGAGATCCGGGACGGCGACCACAACGTGCTCGGCATGTACTGGTCGGGCACCGTCGCGCTGGACGTCTGCGCGCTCGTCTGCCAGGGCAACCGGGTCCTGGACGACGACCACTTCGTCTTCTTCAACAACCCGGCCACCCCCGATGGCACGGTGCGCGCGCTGATCCCCGTCGCGCCCGACAAGGCCGCGATCCGGGTCGACTTCGACGCCCTTCCGGCGCGCGCGGACCGGCTGGTCGTCATCGCGGCCGTCGACCCCGTCGCCAACCCCCACGCCGACCTGTCCGGCTTCACCGACGCCGGCATCCGGCTGCTGGACGCCGAACGCGACCCGCTCGACCAACTGGACGTGTCGGACGGCCGGCCCGGCGAGACCGCCCTCGTCCTGGGCTCCTTCCGCCGGCGCGCCAACGGCGACTGGGAGTTCGTCACCGGCGGCAAGGGCTACCGGGGCGGCCTGGAGGAGCTGGTCCAGGACTTCGGCATCGAGGTCGAGTAA
- a CDS encoding GNAT family N-acetyltransferase produces METSSAPSTWHPLPDVHAFLDRAGGFLRSRPAPHTVPLTVTEQLRTWGAGVYGEDAPVFGVLERGGEVRAAYLRTPPYRLIVTPLTPEEAGSLVAHLVTAGHEVPGVNADSDTATAFAAAWRARTGIEPRLHERMRLYRLGELRRPEPAPRGRGRLADERDRELLARWYAEFVRDIGESGAQDPAAWADRHITERRITLWETPDGVPVSMAGVTARVAGQLRIGPVYTPAGLRGRGYAGAATAGASLAALTAGAEEVLLFADLANPTSNGLYQRVGYRPVTDFAVYDLPGAGG; encoded by the coding sequence ATGGAGACCTCATCGGCCCCTTCGACATGGCATCCGCTGCCCGACGTCCACGCCTTCCTCGACCGCGCCGGTGGCTTCCTGCGCTCCCGGCCCGCCCCGCACACCGTCCCGCTGACCGTGACCGAGCAGCTGCGCACCTGGGGTGCCGGGGTGTACGGGGAGGACGCGCCGGTCTTCGGGGTGCTGGAGCGGGGCGGTGAGGTGCGCGCCGCGTATCTCCGGACGCCGCCCTACCGGCTGATCGTCACGCCCCTCACGCCCGAGGAGGCCGGTTCGCTGGTCGCCCATCTGGTGACCGCCGGCCACGAGGTGCCCGGGGTCAACGCGGACAGTGACACCGCCACCGCGTTCGCGGCGGCGTGGCGGGCCCGTACGGGGATCGAGCCCCGGCTGCACGAGCGCATGCGGCTCTACCGGCTCGGCGAGCTGCGGCGGCCCGAGCCGGCGCCGCGGGGGCGGGGCCGGCTCGCGGACGAGCGGGACCGGGAGCTGCTGGCGCGGTGGTACGCGGAGTTCGTGCGGGACATCGGCGAAAGCGGCGCCCAGGACCCCGCTGCCTGGGCCGACCGGCACATCACGGAGCGCCGCATCACCCTGTGGGAGACCCCGGACGGGGTGCCCGTGTCCATGGCCGGGGTCACCGCCCGGGTCGCCGGACAGCTCCGGATCGGCCCCGTCTACACCCCTGCCGGGCTGCGCGGACGCGGCTACGCGGGCGCCGCGACCGCCGGGGCGAGCCTCGCCGCGCTGACCGCAGGCGCCGAGGAGGTGCTGCTCTTCGCTGACCTCGCCAACCCCACCAGCAACGGCCTGTACCAGCGCGTCGGCTACCGGCCGGTGACCGACTTCGCGGTGTACGACCTGCCGGGAGCCGGTGGGTGA
- a CDS encoding MFS transporter, whose product MTTAEPTRADDDTADTTADTADATAGATAESRATPSAGGGWFAGVKRRCLRHPVLLTTAVAAVAHIVWFLFFANSGGDIAAQDAWAEFVGRHPGTAYNLAWYGGMHPVSYSVVSPYVMSVIGVRTTMMVAGTVSAGLTALILYRVKAVRNPLACSMAGVFAYLCNALSGRVTFGLGMMFAVGAAAAVFCWPHRWRYKRWAKAAVAAPLAGLATAGSPVAGLFLGVVAAALFLNKRRPGAYALGLAPVVVVALSAWLFPFSGTQPMSVATLSGPFIFSWLVFFLVPSDWKTVRTASAVYGIGTLLTFIIDSQIGSNVSRMAMLFAGVVLLAALPYTTPRSRRWYALVLAFASLNFWIGFKGIDDIVRTAPTASWTRSLGPLVNQLQKIGAERGRVEVVPPSSHREASALPRSVNLARGWNRQADMKRNPLFYDDTLDAINYRQWLDRWAVHYVVLPQGDPDYSGARKEAELVSNGLPYLKAIWSNKDWRLFEVDSPVPLADPPATVERAGEGELTIHVKKAGRVLIRIPYSPWLALVDEDGNGLDRPRETEASKNRPDKESPRSFVNENGCLIKVAEDEQGDEWTELLAPRPGTYRLSAPYQFQPGTPCPDELR is encoded by the coding sequence GTGACCACTGCCGAGCCCACACGGGCCGACGACGACACGGCCGACACCACCGCCGACACGGCTGATGCCACGGCCGGCGCGACCGCCGAATCGCGCGCCACGCCGTCCGCGGGGGGCGGGTGGTTCGCCGGGGTCAAGCGGCGCTGCCTGCGCCACCCGGTCCTGCTGACGACCGCCGTCGCCGCGGTCGCCCACATCGTCTGGTTCCTCTTCTTCGCCAACAGCGGCGGCGACATCGCCGCCCAGGACGCCTGGGCCGAGTTCGTCGGCCGCCATCCGGGCACGGCGTACAACCTCGCCTGGTACGGGGGCATGCACCCCGTCTCGTACAGCGTGGTCTCGCCGTACGTGATGTCGGTGATCGGCGTCCGGACGACGATGATGGTCGCCGGTACGGTCTCGGCCGGGCTGACGGCGCTGATCCTGTACCGGGTGAAGGCGGTCCGCAACCCGCTGGCCTGCTCGATGGCGGGCGTTTTCGCGTACCTGTGCAACGCGCTGTCGGGCCGGGTGACGTTCGGGCTCGGCATGATGTTCGCGGTCGGCGCCGCCGCGGCGGTGTTCTGCTGGCCCCACCGGTGGCGCTACAAGCGGTGGGCCAAGGCGGCCGTCGCCGCGCCGCTGGCCGGGCTCGCCACGGCGGGCAGCCCGGTGGCGGGCCTCTTCCTCGGGGTGGTCGCGGCCGCGCTGTTCCTGAACAAGCGGCGGCCGGGCGCGTACGCGCTGGGGCTCGCGCCGGTCGTGGTGGTCGCGCTGTCCGCGTGGCTGTTCCCGTTCTCGGGCACCCAGCCGATGTCCGTCGCGACGCTCTCCGGCCCGTTCATCTTCTCGTGGCTCGTCTTCTTCCTCGTGCCGAGCGACTGGAAGACGGTGCGCACGGCGTCGGCCGTGTACGGGATCGGCACGCTGCTCACGTTCATCATCGACTCGCAGATCGGCTCCAACGTCTCGCGGATGGCGATGCTGTTCGCGGGCGTCGTGCTGCTGGCCGCGCTGCCGTACACCACGCCCCGCTCGCGGCGCTGGTACGCGCTGGTCCTCGCCTTCGCCTCGCTGAACTTCTGGATCGGCTTCAAGGGCATCGACGACATCGTCAGGACCGCGCCCACCGCCTCCTGGACCCGCTCGCTGGGCCCGCTGGTCAACCAGCTCCAGAAGATCGGCGCCGAACGGGGCCGGGTCGAGGTCGTCCCGCCGAGCAGCCACCGCGAGGCGTCCGCGCTGCCGCGCTCCGTCAACCTGGCACGGGGCTGGAACCGCCAGGCCGACATGAAGCGCAACCCGCTCTTCTACGACGACACCCTGGACGCCATCAACTACCGCCAGTGGCTCGACCGCTGGGCGGTGCATTACGTGGTGCTGCCGCAGGGCGACCCGGACTACAGCGGCGCCCGCAAGGAGGCCGAGCTGGTCAGCAACGGCCTGCCCTACCTCAAGGCGATCTGGTCCAACAAGGACTGGCGGCTGTTCGAGGTGGACAGTCCGGTGCCGCTGGCCGACCCGCCGGCGACGGTGGAGCGCGCGGGCGAGGGCGAGCTGACGATCCACGTCAAGAAGGCCGGCCGGGTCCTGATCCGCATCCCGTACTCGCCCTGGCTCGCCCTGGTCGACGAGGACGGCAACGGCCTGGACCGCCCCCGCGAGACCGAGGCGTCCAAGAACCGCCCGGACAAGGAATCCCCGAGGTCCTTCGTCAACGAGAACGGCTGCCTGATCAAGGTGGCGGAGGACGAGCAGGGCGACGAGTGGACCGAACTCCTCGCCCCCCGCCCCGGCACCTACCGGCTGAGCGCCCCGTATCAGTTCCAGCCGGGCACCCCGTGCCCGGACGAACTGCGCTGA
- a CDS encoding serine hydrolase, with protein sequence MSFSSSSPAKGSHGTLVDGSDSAGGSPRRMEEASVAGESPDKSEQQQSSGTTRNERDPRLGVFREPDRAESGVSGTDEKPAPAEPAAEPDGDARTGPDGDARTDAGKPLAAPVAADDAESAPNLTEAPEEAPEGPVDAPEGPAGASDAAGDAEEAGESEAGGSGEGGSEGDARLRAAVAAWVSKTDDEDGDGEGGTDADASDEGGQRAPAAEDESAAEGESAAEEEGPEADASEAPEASGPDDAPADDPAPTSEKSAPEAEPKAPTAESEAPDAEPPVDQPTAVFKAPRLPQVDQPTTALKITRSASGRPVAAESESLTERKSTFVPLRTDDVRPAPAPTPGPRRPESPAPAAALSGAERTRQQPMPPKPPLDLLAELTNTPPPPETPVRTAVRRVKIWTPLVLLLLLVFAIVQIVRPLPDPSLTMTAKSTYAFEGETPSLPWPDQGQGYMAATGLGRIGSFGEQKPVPIASVAKAMTAYLVLKSHPLKRGEDGPKIKVDAKAEADGKLYTEGESTLNTVKEGDYLTERDALSALMIPSANNIARLLARWEAGSEKAFVAKMNATADELGMKNTTYTDPSGLTASTVSTAEDLVKLGEKLVEFPALMDITKLPEWKDPSGHTWRNYNTLVPFDGALGIKTGSTSKAGGNLLFAAHKMIDGTDQLIVGAILGQYDDVSIIDEVNRVSKKVMLATLDLLEGAKVVKKGDVVGQVDDGMGHTTPVVATKDVEAVGWSGLTVKLELTDDGRTIPHEAVAGTHVGTLTVGEGRSQVKVAVALQKDLAEPSMTDKLTRLG encoded by the coding sequence ATGTCGTTCTCGTCTAGCAGCCCGGCCAAGGGTTCGCACGGGACACTGGTAGACGGTTCGGACAGCGCGGGTGGTTCCCCGCGCCGCATGGAGGAGGCATCGGTGGCGGGCGAGTCCCCCGACAAGTCGGAGCAGCAGCAGTCGTCGGGAACGACTCGGAACGAGCGCGACCCGCGCCTCGGCGTCTTCCGCGAACCGGACCGGGCGGAGTCCGGTGTGTCCGGTACGGATGAGAAGCCGGCGCCCGCCGAACCGGCCGCCGAGCCGGACGGTGACGCGCGCACGGGCCCGGACGGCGACGCGCGCACGGACGCCGGGAAGCCGCTGGCGGCCCCCGTGGCCGCCGATGACGCTGAGAGCGCTCCGAACCTCACGGAGGCGCCCGAGGAGGCGCCGGAGGGCCCTGTGGACGCCCCGGAGGGGCCTGCGGGGGCGTCGGACGCCGCCGGGGACGCGGAGGAGGCCGGTGAGTCCGAGGCCGGCGGCTCCGGGGAGGGCGGCTCCGAGGGCGACGCGCGGCTGCGGGCGGCGGTGGCCGCGTGGGTGTCGAAGACGGACGACGAGGACGGTGACGGCGAGGGCGGCACGGACGCGGACGCCTCCGACGAGGGTGGGCAGCGGGCGCCGGCCGCCGAGGACGAGTCTGCCGCCGAGGGCGAGTCTGCCGCCGAGGAGGAGGGGCCCGAGGCCGACGCCTCCGAGGCTCCCGAAGCCTCCGGCCCCGACGACGCCCCGGCCGACGACCCCGCCCCCACCAGCGAGAAGTCCGCCCCCGAGGCCGAGCCGAAGGCGCCCACCGCCGAGTCGGAAGCCCCCGACGCCGAGCCGCCCGTCGATCAGCCCACCGCCGTCTTCAAGGCGCCCCGGCTGCCGCAGGTCGACCAGCCGACGACCGCGCTGAAGATCACCCGGTCCGCGTCGGGCCGCCCGGTCGCGGCGGAGTCCGAGTCGCTCACGGAGCGCAAGAGCACCTTCGTACCGCTGCGCACCGACGACGTACGGCCGGCGCCCGCGCCCACGCCGGGGCCGCGCAGGCCCGAGAGCCCCGCGCCGGCCGCGGCGCTCAGCGGGGCCGAGCGGACCCGGCAGCAGCCGATGCCGCCCAAGCCGCCGCTCGACCTGCTCGCCGAGCTGACGAACACCCCGCCGCCGCCGGAGACCCCGGTCCGCACGGCGGTGCGCCGGGTCAAGATCTGGACGCCGCTGGTACTGCTGCTGCTCCTCGTGTTTGCGATCGTACAGATTGTGCGCCCGCTGCCGGACCCGTCGCTGACGATGACGGCGAAGTCGACGTACGCGTTCGAGGGCGAGACGCCGAGCCTGCCGTGGCCCGACCAGGGCCAGGGCTACATGGCGGCCACCGGCCTCGGCCGGATCGGCTCGTTCGGCGAGCAGAAGCCGGTACCGATCGCGAGCGTCGCCAAGGCCATGACGGCGTACCTCGTGCTCAAGAGCCACCCGCTCAAGCGCGGCGAGGACGGCCCGAAGATCAAGGTCGACGCCAAGGCGGAGGCGGACGGCAAGCTCTACACCGAGGGCGAGTCCACGCTGAACACGGTGAAGGAGGGCGACTACCTCACCGAGCGTGACGCGCTGTCGGCCCTCATGATCCCGTCGGCCAACAACATCGCCCGGCTGCTGGCGCGCTGGGAGGCCGGTTCGGAGAAGGCGTTCGTGGCGAAGATGAACGCCACCGCCGACGAGCTGGGCATGAAGAACACCACGTACACCGACCCCTCCGGGCTCACCGCCTCCACGGTCTCCACGGCCGAGGACCTGGTGAAGCTGGGCGAGAAGCTGGTCGAGTTCCCGGCGCTGATGGACATCACGAAGCTGCCGGAGTGGAAGGACCCGTCCGGCCACACGTGGCGCAACTACAACACGCTGGTGCCGTTCGACGGGGCGCTGGGCATCAAGACCGGCTCCACCTCCAAGGCCGGCGGCAACCTGCTCTTCGCGGCGCACAAGATGATCGACGGCACGGACCAGCTGATCGTCGGCGCGATCCTGGGGCAGTACGACGACGTCTCGATCATCGACGAGGTCAACCGGGTCAGCAAGAAGGTGATGCTGGCCACGCTGGACCTGCTGGAGGGGGCGAAGGTCGTGAAGAAGGGCGACGTGGTCGGCCAGGTGGACGACGGCATGGGCCACACCACCCCGGTCGTCGCGACGAAGGACGTAGAGGCGGTCGGCTGGTCCGGTCTCACGGTCAAGCTGGAGCTGACCGACGACGGCAGGACGATCCCCCACGAGGCGGTGGCCGGTACGCATGTCGGCACGCTGACCGTGGGCGAGGGACGCAGCCAGGTGAAGGTGGCGGTCGCGCTCCAGAAGGATCTCGCCGAGCCCTCGATGACCGACAAGCTGACCCGTCTGGGCTGA
- a CDS encoding GOLPH3/VPS74 family protein, with product MGRSRRTIPEELLLLALDPTTGTTAQPQSLDLGLAGAQLVELALAGRIAPDGDRIAVVMPRPTGDPTLDSALELLRRRGSPVRAVHWIGGPRLGLRQIYLAHLERCGMVHAVAGQMCGVLPTTRYQATDTAISRDIRARLDSAIRTGVPPDPRTAALAALAHAVGLGKHLYPGNEGRSSRSRLRDLIRHDPMGGLVAHAVMDVQNGAVAQPRRGQAAGVPLQPQAQPPSRRGGMAHTAAH from the coding sequence ATGGGCAGGAGCCGCAGAACAATTCCGGAGGAGCTTCTGCTGCTCGCTCTGGACCCGACCACGGGTACCACAGCGCAGCCGCAGTCGCTCGACCTCGGTCTCGCCGGAGCCCAGCTAGTGGAGCTGGCCCTGGCAGGACGAATAGCCCCAGACGGGGATCGTATCGCCGTGGTGATGCCACGGCCGACAGGAGATCCGACCCTGGACTCCGCACTGGAACTGCTGCGCAGGCGCGGCAGCCCGGTACGGGCGGTCCACTGGATCGGCGGACCCCGGCTGGGGCTCCGCCAGATCTATCTCGCTCATCTGGAGCGGTGCGGCATGGTGCATGCCGTCGCGGGCCAGATGTGCGGGGTGCTGCCGACGACTCGCTACCAGGCGACGGACACGGCGATCAGCCGGGACATCAGGGCCCGGCTGGACAGTGCGATCCGCACCGGCGTACCGCCGGACCCGCGGACCGCGGCGCTCGCCGCGCTGGCCCACGCGGTCGGACTCGGCAAGCACCTCTACCCCGGGAACGAGGGGCGTTCATCACGCTCCAGGCTCCGGGACCTGATCAGGCACGACCCGATGGGCGGTCTCGTGGCGCACGCCGTGATGGACGTCCAGAACGGGGCGGTCGCGCAGCCGCGCCGCGGCCAGGCGGCCGGCGTTCCGTTGCAACCGCAAGCGCAGCCCCCGTCACGCCGAGGCGGCATGGCGCACACCGCGGCCCACTAG